Genomic segment of Pseudothermotoga hypogea DSM 11164 = NBRC 106472:
CAGTGCGAACGGTGGCAGGAATTTGATGAATATCCAAAATCTCGCGAAGTCCATCGGTTTGAGAGCTATAACCCACCAGCGGAAGTCCACCTTGAACGCCCAATAGACAATTGACAAAACTATGTGCGTCGCGAACACCGTACAAACGCTCAACGCGAATGCCTTCCAAAGTTGTCCAAGGTGGAACTTGGGTTTCTCAAGATTCGTGGCCAAACCGTAACTGACCAAGTTCCCACCGATCCTGCGATGGTACACGAAGTGCCAGACGATGAACAAACCGATCGCGATCAAGGCGTTGAACGTCGCCCATCGTGCGAAACCGATCGTGAGGCTCTGCGGCCAGAATGCATTTGGTGTTGGAGTCCTCCCACCCGGTTGCTGGAATCTGAAGAACGTGAACGCTGGGATCGCGGTCACGAGGAAGAAACCTACAAGCCACGTGATGATGCTCAAGGCTTTGTTGTTCACTTGGAAACCGATCGGTCTGCTTCTCAAAGACGAGAAGTACGCCGTTTGGAGCAGACAGTAACCGTAGCTCAGCAGGAACATGATACCTCCTATCAAACCGAGCAGAGTTCCAAACTCCTTCCATGGCCAGATCTGGTTCTTTGGGTCTATGTACTTCGGTGGCTTGATGGAGTCCTGCAAGAACTCGATGGCGTTGCCGATCGCTTCGGTCGACAAGTGGTCCCCGGGATGAGTGCAGTTGGGAATGTAGAGTTTTCTTGCAGACTTGTTTTCAAAGGAACCATAAAGCTTGTTGGGAACGACGTCTTCGGTTGTTCCAAAAGCGATTTTCAATTTCTGTGTCTTGACGATGTCCGAAGCTTTTTCAACGCCCCACATCAACCGACTGAACTCGTCGTATTTACTGAATATGACGGCGAAGTTGAACGGTGTTTCGGCTGTCACCTTCGGTGCTCCGTACGTTTCCGAAGAAGAGCCAACGAGTATGACTGTTCGAACCAGGTGCGGGTATCTTCCGGCCGCACTCAGCGTGGACCAACCACCCATCGAGTGTCCCTCAACGGCGATGTTGTCTTTGTCGACGAATGGCAGGCTGGCCAGATACAGCAGTCCATCGGCCGCACCGCGCGCAGGGTTGGCGAGTCCGCCCTTGATCTGCTCAGAATAACCATGCCCGGCCATGTCCATGGCGAAGACCACATAACCTCGCCTCGCGAACTCGATGTTGAAGCCACTCTGCGTTTCTCGAGAGTTGATGTATCCGTGCATGGTTAAAACTGCTGGTGCGGGTTTCTCGGGAGAGACACCTTTGGGGATGAAAAGCAAAGCGCTCAGAATTTTACCGTCGCTGCTGACGAAACGCACGTCTTTGACCTGAACCCTTCCAAAGTCTGTCTGGACCAGGTGAGCGATGAGAGAACCGACGAACACCAATGCGAGCGAGAGCAAGACCCAGAAAACACCCTTCTTCACGCAGACACACCCCCTTCAAAAAAATTGGCCATACCCCTTGTCGAGGTATGGCCTTCTCCAATTCTCCTCCATACCACTGGCGAAGAAACATTATCTGAAACGAGTATAGACGATCTACCTACCTTATGTCAACTCGATATGACAGATTTCAAATCTTCTATGGACCAAATCTACGAATATCAAAGAAGTCCAAATGTTTGGAAAGATCGCAGAATGTCCTCATTTGTTCGCTGTCCGAAAAAGTGAACGCCTGCGAGCTCGATCTTTTACTTGTGAGAGAAATCATCTCAATCGAACAGTTCTTTTCTCTCATCGATGTTCAAGAACACCACGTTGTGCAACAGTGCCCTGATTCTCATGATCTCTTCTTCGTGCCTCTTTATGAAACCTTTATTCGTCAAAAAGATGACGAACAGACCGTCCTGGCGACACCAGATCGTTGTGCCTGTGAAACCGCTGTGACCAAAGGCTTTCTCCGTCAGCATGTCCCCACTGCTCGTACCACTCGCCGGGCACATCCAGCCAAGGTGTCTTTTTCCGTTGCTCGCTTCGACAATTGTTTGAGTGAACAATTTCACCACAGGTTTCGGCGCTATTTTGCCCGTCAAAAGCGAACTCATGAACGTGAACAGGTCCCTAACGTTCGAGAACAGACCCGCGTTTCCACTCACACCGCCAAGGTAGTAAGCAAGTTCATCATCCGCAAGTCCGACGAGCCTCTTTCCGTCCCTTTCTGACGTGGGCGCTGTGTTTTCCGCATATCCCGGTGAGAACCTCGTGTTCTTCATCCCCAGTGGTTCGAAAATCGCGTAGATGAACTCATCGAAGCGTTGATTGGTTATCCTCTCGACGATCGCCATGAGTGTGGTGAAGTTGAGACACGAATAAACGATCTTTTTGCCGGGTTCTTCGACGGGTTGTATTTTCACTATCTCTTCGAGCAACTCTCTGCCCCTGAAACATTTCCAAAGTTCCGAGTAAGGTTGCATGCCTGAGGTGTGTGAAAGAAGCTGCAAGATGGTGATGTCGGCCTTGGGCTTTTCAACGTTCAAGAACCTTCCAACTGTGTCGTGCAAGTGGAGATAACCTTCGCTGAACAGTTTCATCACTGCGGTGGTGGTCGCAACGACCTTCGTCACGCTCGCAAGATCGTATATGGTGTCTATGTTGGTCTTTCTCTCAAAATCGAGAGTTCCATAGGCTTTCTCGTAGACGATTTCGTCGGGCCATCCGATCAGCAATGTTGCGCCAGGATAGATCCTGTTCAAACCTTCTTCAACGATCCTGTCCACACACCTGAAAAGTTTTTCGCTCAATCTCCTCACCCCTCGTGCAGGAAGCAGGCAACTCTGTGTTTTTGTTCACCCTGCAACTGTGGTTTTTCCTTTTCGCATTTTTCGAGTCTGTAGGGACACCTCGTCGAGAAAACGCACCCAGATGGTGGATTCACCGGACTTGGCGGTTCTCCGTGTAGTTTCACCTGCGACAGCTTCCTTTGCCTCGGGTCCCAGCTTGGAACGGCCGACATGAGCGCCCTCGTGTAGGGATGCAGTGGATTTTCAAAAACCTCCACTGCTTCACCTTCTTCCACCACGTTGCCCAAGTACATCACGATCAGTCTGTCACTCATGTGATAAACCAGATCGAGGTTGTGGGATATGAAAAGATACGACATCCTGTATTCCTCTCTCAACTCTTGAAGCAGATTCACTATTTGACTCTGCACAGAAACGTCTAAGGCGGATGTCGGCTCATCGCATACTATCAACTTCGGTTTCAAGGCTATGGCTCTTGCTATGGCTATCCTCTGTCTCTGCCCACCTGAGAACTCGTGTGGATAGCGTGACAAGTGCTCTCTGTGCAATCCAACTCTCACCAGAAGGTCCGTAACGTAGTCTTCCATTTCTTTCTTTGATGTGAAGATTCTGTGCGCCTCGAGTGGTTCCTTCACCACGTCCACGATCGTCATCCTCGGATCGAGCGAGTTGAACGGATCTTGAAAGACCATTTGAACGGTTCTTCGAAAGAGTCTTTCGATGTCTTTGGGAGCCTTCTTCGTCACATCGAGACCTTGAAATTCGATCCTGCCAGAAGTGGGTTGGAGAATTCTCGCAACGATCCTTCCGAGCGTTGTTTTTCCACAGCCAGATTCTCCAACCACGCCCACCGTCTCGTTCTCTTTTATGTCCAGGTCCAACTCTTCGAGTGCCCTGACCCAACCTATGACTTGCAAGAAGACTCCTGCCCTGATGGGGAAATACTTTTTAACCTTGCGGAGTGAGATTATCATCGAGCACCACCTTCGTGGTACAGCCAGCACGCTACGGAGGAACCATTCAGCTGAACTTCCACAGGTTCTTCTCTGCGACAGATCTCCATGGCCTTTGGACATCTGGGGTGAAACCTACAACCACTCGGCCAGTTCGTGGGAGGGGGAACGACGCCCTCGATGAACGGAAGCTTCTTGTTCTTGTACTCCTTTTTGAGCCTCGATTCGAGCAATCCCTTCGTGTAAGGATGCAAGGGTTGTTTGAAGAGTTTCACGACATCTGATCTCTCCACGATCTTTCCAGCGTACATTACGTGCACCCTGTCGGCAACCTCCGCCACGACACCGAGATCGTGCGTGATGAAGATCACAGACGTTTTGTACTGTTTCTGCAACTGTTTGAAGAGATTGAGCACCTGTGCCTGTATGGTGACGTCCAGCGCCGTGGTGGGCTCGTCCGCAATGACGATGTCCGGATTGGTGAGCAGAGCGATCGCGATCATGATTCTCTGGAGCATTCCACCGCTCATCTGGTGGGGATATTCATCGAACCGCCGTTCTGCCAGAGGTATCTGCACCTTTTTCAGCATGTCTACGCACAGCTGCCTCGCACGCTCTTCATCTATCTTCAAATGCTTCATGGCAACTTCCATCATCTGCTTTCCCACCGTGTAGAGTGGATCGAAGGATGACATCGGCTCTTGAAAGATCATGGAGATCTTTTTACCGCGAATCTCTTCGAATTCTTTTTGTGAAATCTTCGTCAATTCCACACCACGATACAGGATACTCCCACTCACGATCGCCTTCTTGATGAGTCCAAGGATCGTCAGCACGGTAACCGTCTTGCCACAACCAGATTCTCCGACGATCGCGAGCGTTTCTTGCTCGTTGAGTGTGAATGAGACACCGTCGACGGCCTTCACCAAACCATCGAGTGTGTTGAAGTGGACCTTGAGATCTTTCACTTCGAGGAGCTTCATACCTTCTCAACCGTCCTGTAGGGATCGAGTGCGTCTCTGAGCGCATCACCAACGAAGTTGAAGGCCAAGACCGAAACCATGATGAAAAAGCCTGGTATCAGTAACCATGGGCTCGTCGAAAGTGCCGAGAGCGATTGAGCCTGGTTCAACAGCAATCCCCAGCTCGTCATGGGTTCCTTTATGCCCAAGCCCAGAAAGCTTATCGCACTCTCTCCCAGGATCATTCCTGGTATTGATAAGGTTGAAACGACCACCAGATAACTCATGATGTTGGGTATCAGATGCCTTGTGATTATCTTGAAATTCGAAACACCTGCTACTTTCGCTGCGAGCACGAACTCTTTTTCTCTCATACTCAAAACCATTCCCCTCACGACACGCGCAACACCCATCCAGCCTATGAGTGACAGGACGATCACGATGCCGAAGTACACCCACGTGCTCGGCCAGCTCGGAGGCAGTATGACGGACAAGGCGAGCCACAGTGGGATTCGCGGGAAAGACCTCAGCAGTTCTATGAATCTTTGGATCAAAACATCGATCCAACCTCCATAGTAACCTGATACCGATCCAACAATCGAACCAATGAGAACACTGATGAACGTGCCAACCAGACCCACCGTGAGTGACACCCTGCCACCATGCAGCACTCTGGAGAACAGATCCCTGCCGAATCTGTCTGCCCCGAAGAGTAGTAACATCATTTGATTTGGGTCTGACTCTATCCCAAACAAGTGCACGTCGGTCTTGAATAGTCCCCAGAACTCGTACTCTTCACCTTTGACGAACAGTTTGATCGGGTAAATCTTCGACCTATCTTCCTCGTACTTCACTTTGAACGTGACAGGATCCCTCGTTCTTTTGAGTCCGTACACGAAGGGCCCTTTGAATTTTCCTTCGTGGAAGAACCTGATCTTTGTGGGAGGTGCGTACGTGAAACGACTGTGGGTCTCGGTGAAGTTGTATGGTGAGATGAAGTCTGCGAAGATTATCAAGACGTACAGTACCACGAGTGTCCAAAAACCGATCAAACCGAGCTTGTGTCTTCTGAACTGGTAGAAAACTCTCTGCCACGTGTTCATGTTTTCACCTCAACTGATCCTTATCCTGGGATCGAGTAAAGCCAAGGCAATGTCGGCAAGCAAGTTTCCAATCTGTGTTATCAGAGCTATGAACAGGAGAAAGGCCATCACCAGATACTGATCGTGGTTCAACAGTGCGCTGTAGAAGAACGGTCCTATAGTCGGGAGGTTCAGAACTATCGAGGCGATGATCGTGCCACTGAAAACGTTGGGAAGCTCCATACCAGCTATGCTCACCAAGGGGTTCATCGCGTTCTTTATCACGTGTCTCCTCACGGTTTTTTCGTCCAGACCCCGCGCCCTCAAAGCAGTGACGAAGGGTGAACCCAGCACGTCCAACATGTTTCCACGCATGATCCTCATCAAACCAGCAAGCCCACTCACACCTATGACCACGATGGGCAACCACAGATGCTTGAGCAAATCGATGAACTTTGCCCAGCTCATCGGAGCGCCTATGAACTGTGGTGAAAACAGACCACCCACCGCAGTTCCTCCCAGTCTCAGTACGAGATACGTTAAGACCAGCGCGAGAAAGAATTCTGGGATTGAAAGACCAATGAATCCCAGAACCGTGAGTGTGTAATCGCCCGGCGTGTATGGATGCAGCGCGGAATAGATGCCCATGAGTGTTGCAAAGAGCCATTGAAAACCTATCGTCAGCACGGAGATCGCCACGGTCCAACCGAGTCTTTCCCATATCAGTTCAACCACTGGCCTCTGGTAGGAAAAGGAATAACCGAAATCTCCCTTGGTGACGATGTTCTTTATCCACATGAAATACCTTTGGTAGGCTGGTTTATCTAAGGCCAATTCCCTTCTCAGAGATTCGATCTGTTCGGGAGAGATGCGTGGATTTTCGAGATACTGCGAAAGAAAATCACCCGGTTGAAGTTCCGTGACGACGAAGCAGATGACAGACACGAAGAACATCATCGGTATCATGATCAAAATCCTGCGCACGATGAAAGTCCACATCTCAGATCACCTTTGAAAAGGGCTCCCCGGGCGGGGAGCCCAGAATGATCATTTCCTGTAGCTGGTCCAGACGGTGAAGATGGGCACGCCCTCTTCTGTCACGCCCGCATTGCCTAAGGTTTTGTTGAAGCCCCAGATGTTCATACCCTTGCACACGAAGATCACAGGCAGATAGATGTGGTACAACTCTTGAACTTCATCATAGTAAGCCTTTCTCTTGGCAGGATCCATCTCTATCTGAGCCTTTTCGAACAGTTCCCAGATCCTCTTTTCCCAGTCTAACATTTCCTCAAAGACTGGTTGTGGAGGCGTCTTGGTCTTGTCCATGGTCGAGTAGTGCCAGTAGTAGAGTTGTGTTCCAGGTTGCCATATGGCTTTTCTGAGTTGCAGGTCTGGTTGGTTACCGAACGCCCTTATGCCGGCCTGGAAATTGCTCGCGCCGAACATCTGTCCGACCAGGGACGCATCGAGGATCTGCAAGTTGACCTTTATCCCAATTTTCTTCAAATCCTCAGCAAATATGACTGCGACATCCTGATATTCCTTCGGCGAGTTCTGAACGAGCAGATTGAACTCGACTCTCCTGCCACTCGGAAAGAGCCTGTAGCCTTCTTTGTCTCTCTTCGTCAGGCCGATTTTGTCCAGCAGTTCGTTGGCCTTCTTCAGATCGTACGGTCTCAAGAGTTCTTCCACCTTCGGGTTGTAGAAGGCCTTGTTGGACGGGAGTATCAAGCCCGCATCGGGTATCGCCAAACCGGCGAAGACTTCGTCTATGATTCTCTCTCTGTTGAGAGCGTACTCCATGGCCTCTCTGAATTCGAGTTTTCTGAAGAGATCACGTAGTTCTGGATCGTCCACGTCGAAGTTGAAGGAAATGTGTATCGGACTCGGCGTTGCCTGAGTTGGTTGGGTCGCGTAAACGACGTAAGGTGTTTTTCCAGTCAATTCTTGTTCTTTCAACATCGGAAAGTCTCTCGAGGAGATCGCCATGAAATCGATCTCGCCAGCCATGAACTTTGCAAGTCTTATCTCTGCGTCCCTGATGATCAAATATTCCACTCTGTCAAAGTAGGGCAGTCTGTTTCCGAAACGGTCGACTTTCCAGAAATACGGGTTTCTCTCGAGCACGAGCTTTTGATCCGTGATGAGCTGAACAGGTTTGAAGGGACCGTTCACGACGATTTCCTTCGGGTCGGTGTTGGACAGCCAAACCTTGTTGACCGAACCGAGATCGTTCTTGTCGATGAGAGGTTCAAGCTTGTGCTTTGGATAAATGTAGACGTGTGAAAGCACCGTGAAGAAGGCACCGTAAGGTGATGGAAGAATGGCCTTGACGGTCTTGTCGTCGATCTTGACCCACTCGATCATCTTGTTGACACCTTTTTCGTCCGGTATCGTGAACCTGGCGATCGAATTGCCTCGCGCGTACTGGTTCATGACGAAGTACTGGAAAGTGAACACCACGTCGTCCGCAGTGATGGGAGTTCCATCCGACCAGTAAGCTTCACGGAGCCTGAATGTAACTTCTTTTCCGTCAGCTGAAACGACCCAAGACTTAGCGAGCGCAGGTTTGATCTCGTTCGTCACGGGATGCATCTCCACCAGCGGTGAGAACATGGGTCCCATGATGACACTGTAGCTTGAGCCATCGAGTGTTCCGTACAGTAGGAAAGATTCAGGGGTCGAAGCCAAAGCGAGCCTCAGGGTCCCCCCGGTCTTAGGTGATGGATCAGGTGTCAGAAGTTCGTCTTGTACCATGTACTCTGTTGCAAATACTGCACAGGCCAGAAGTGCAAGCACCAGTAAAAGGACCTTCCTCATAGCAACACCTCCCCAAAAAAGAATGTCATTACAATATTCATATTCCCCGATTATGATATCACAGGGTTACCCAGAGTTGTGTTAACATAAATGCCGTTTTTCGAAGAGGATCAGCAGAAAGTTTTGCGGTGGTATCATTCCGACACATTGATGCGCATCATCGACGATACATGCAAGGTTTTTTGCGCTTCAATTCGCGACACTCTGTAGCTCTAAGCGGTATGACACCACTGTGAGTCGCTTAGAAACTTCTATCTGCTTGCATGCGTGGCAAATGATGGCTGGTTCCTTATAGTACCGTCATGTAAACAGACACCAGTCCAATCTATCCTCTCAGCTGAGGCCCTCAAGAACGTCACGAAGATATGCAACGACAGTCTCCTTTACCCGACTCGTGTGCTTTACGACATAATATACTTGGCCACGTTCAACGAGCGTTCCATTCTTTCCCGCTTTGCTATCTTTTGCGCTTATCGACGTTCTACTTGGGAGTAGTGTTTACCGAGAATTCGTCCTCGTCTCCGCCGATTCCGGCTATTCTTCACCCATCGGATAAGCTCCGGTGTTACCGTTGGCATCCATTTTTATGATGTATACATCGTAATTTCCTGCCCCGAAAGACGATGTATATCCAGCGACGATGTATCCACCATCGCTCGTCTGTTGAATGGACCATGCCAGATCATCGTAACTTCCTCCAAAAGTTTTGCTCCACACCTCGTTCCCACTCGTATCGAGCTTCAAGATGTAAACATCGTACGATCCCACTCCAGCGGAGGACGTGTACCCTGCGACGATGTATCCACCATCACTTGTCTGTTGAATGCAGTATGCCCTGTCATCGTAACTTCCTCCGAAGGTTTTCTCCCACACTTTGTTTCCATTCGCGTCAAGCTTCAGGATGTAAACCTCCTCCCGATTAGAAGAGGACCATGTGTAGCCTGCGACGATGTATCCACCATCGCTTGTCTGTTGAATAGAATATGCCCTGTCGTCGTTGCTTCCACCAAAAACTTTCTGCCAAACGACCTGCTGAACTTCCTGAAGTCGGAGCTGGAAATCCACTGTGACAACTTGTCCAGCTTCTACATTCACCGCCTTACTCTCGCTGACGTAACCACTCTTGGAAGCTATAATCGTTCTCTGACCAGCAGGAACGTTTGTTATCTCGTACTGTCCATCCGAGTTGGTTGTAGTCTGTAATTCTGTGCCCTGCACAGCAACCGTTGCATCCTGTATCGGTTGAGCGTTGTTGTCCCTCACGGTACCTCGTACAGTCCCAGTGGAGGTCACAGGCGCGAGTGTGAAATTCACCGTCACAGTCTGTCCAGCTTCCACGTACACCACCTTGCTTTCAGGGGTGTACCCATTCTTAGATGCCGTGATTGTCCATTTACCAGCAGGAACGTTCGATATCTGGTAGGAACCCTGTGAGTCAGTCACGGTCCTCAAATTAGTGGTGTTCACAACAACCGTTGCGTCTTCCACCAGTTGATTCACGCTGTCCTTCACAGTACCCCGTACGGACCCTCTTGGTTGTTCGACTGGAGCTGCGCACTGCGTAATCAAGAGGGAGATCGAGAGCAGCAAGAGAAGATGGAAGATCTTCTTCATCGTGTCGGCCTCCTTACGTGATTGTACACCTTTTGTATAAACTACGCCTTCTCTGTTGCTATCCTCACCGAAAGCAAACTTAGGATCGGTTTTGAATCCTCGAATGGGTGGGTATATCGCTGTTGTTACACTTCGTATAAAATAAGTCTACGCTCCGCAACGTCAACTGTCAATGGCTTTGGTCTTTGGCTACTCAGGAAAGGAGTCTTTCACTTAAAATACCCACGTGAAAACGAGTTACATCAAATCTGGTAGCAAGCAACTCGCGAGAGAGAAGATAAAGGTTCCTGAGGAACAAGCTTTCATAGCAGGTTCGTTCTCAGGTTTGCCTGTTTCCTGACTTTGTGGTAACATACCACGGGAAATTGAGTTTTATATGGTATACGTGGTTCGTATACTTAGAGTTGAGTAAGATCGTTGTGCCTCTGAGTCATCACAAAACTTGGAAAGATCGCTGAAGGAGGTGCAAATATGCCCAAAGCAGAAGGGAAGACCTTTCAGTTTGAAGGGCACGAATCCATAAGGACGGATTTTCTCGAAACGATAGATTTCGATGGAAAAGACGAGTACATCAAGATCGAGACCGATGAATTCTCGGCGGTCTGTCCCTTCTCGGGTTTACCAGACATAGGCCGCGTGATCATCGAGTACTATCCAGACGGTGGGAAAATCGTGGAATTGAAATCGCTGAAGTACTACTTCGTGAGCTTCAGAAACGTTGGTATCTACCAAGAAGAGGCAACGAAGAGGATCTACGAAGATCTCAAACGTCTTCTCAAGACCGACAGGCTCAGGGTCACCGTGGTGTACAACGTTCGTGGAGGCATAAAGACCACGACCCAGATGGGGGACCTCGCAGGCCATGACAGAAAAGTTGAATGAAAAGCTCATCACACTGACGAGCATCTTCGTCTTCGCCATAGTGGCTTCGAACGTGACGGCTTCGAAGTTGGTGAACCTCGGACGATTCGTTGTCCCGATAGCTGTACTCTGTTATCCTGTGACCTTCGCGATCACAGACATAGTGAGCGAAGTCTATGGAAAAAAGATCGCCCGAAGGATCGTCTGGGCGGGTTTCTTCGTCTCGATCCTTCTGGCACTGTACTCGAGAATCGTTGTGGTCTACCCACCGGCGGACTTCTTCGAAGGGAACGAAGCTTTCGTGAAGGTCTTTTCTTCCACACCCAGGATCGTCCTTGCGAGCATGGTTGCTTACGTAGCTTCACAGACTCACGACGTGTGGGCATTTCACGTTTGGAAGAAGCTCACCAAAGGCAGACACCTCTGGGTGAGAAACAACCTTTCCACGCTCGTTTCTCAGTTCATCGACACGTGCCTGTTCATCACGATAGCATTTCTCAACGTTGTGCCTGGAGAAATCCTCGTGCGCATGATCTTCTCTCAGTACATCGTTAAATTCATCATTGCAATCATAGACACACCCTTTGTCTATCTTGGAGTCAAGCTGGTCAGTGGAAGATGGATCGTGGCCGAGACAAACTGAGAGCGAAAAAGCCCCCGAGTGGGGGCTTGAGTTTAACTCCTCAGTGACGCGTACAAGCTGGCGTAAAGTCCCGCTGTGAGTTGGATTTGAACGAGACTCTTCACGGGTATCACTTTGAACTTCGTTTTCTTCTCGAGTTGCTCTATGCGAGAATCGATCAGCTTCTTGATTTGGCCCGCTGCTTGTTTCAGAATGGGATCTTTCTTGAATCTGTTCTGGCTTTTGACCAATCTGTAGAGCATACCCCATTTGAAAAGGCTGTAGGATTTGCTCGCGACCTCGTTGTCGAACTTCTCGGCGACGGTGGCATTCCTTGAGAGCTCTTCAGCGGTCTCTGCCCACTTCTTCTCGGCTTCGAAAGCCTTCTCGAAAGATTTCATGAAATACTCCAGTGCGTCCTGAAACTTCGTGTGGGTGTCTATGTGGGATTTGATCTTTTCGTAGATCTCTTTCAGCGTGTCCATGTCTTTTTTCTGGAACTCGAGATTCTCCAAAACCAGATCTCGACGCACGGATTTCGTTTGCCTGAGATTGCAAATTCTTTCGTCGTAGTAGTATGGAACCTCACAAACTATTTCGAAGAGGTTCGGGTTGAACCTCCTCGCGTAGCCAAGGCTGCTCTCACCGCTCATTATGATCTCTGCGGGATCTCTCTGGGAGTACTTTTCATAGAAATCGTAGATATCCACAGTTGTGGGCATCTGGAACACGGCTTGGTGGTACTGTTTCACGAATG
This window contains:
- a CDS encoding ABC transporter substrate-binding protein, with protein sequence MRKVLLLVLALLACAVFATEYMVQDELLTPDPSPKTGGTLRLALASTPESFLLYGTLDGSSYSVIMGPMFSPLVEMHPVTNEIKPALAKSWVVSADGKEVTFRLREAYWSDGTPITADDVVFTFQYFVMNQYARGNSIARFTIPDEKGVNKMIEWVKIDDKTVKAILPSPYGAFFTVLSHVYIYPKHKLEPLIDKNDLGSVNKVWLSNTDPKEIVVNGPFKPVQLITDQKLVLERNPYFWKVDRFGNRLPYFDRVEYLIIRDAEIRLAKFMAGEIDFMAISSRDFPMLKEQELTGKTPYVVYATQPTQATPSPIHISFNFDVDDPELRDLFRKLEFREAMEYALNRERIIDEVFAGLAIPDAGLILPSNKAFYNPKVEELLRPYDLKKANELLDKIGLTKRDKEGYRLFPSGRRVEFNLLVQNSPKEYQDVAVIFAEDLKKIGIKVNLQILDASLVGQMFGASNFQAGIRAFGNQPDLQLRKAIWQPGTQLYYWHYSTMDKTKTPPQPVFEEMLDWEKRIWELFEKAQIEMDPAKRKAYYDEVQELYHIYLPVIFVCKGMNIWGFNKTLGNAGVTEEGVPIFTVWTSYRK
- a CDS encoding ABC transporter ATP-binding protein — its product is MIISLRKVKKYFPIRAGVFLQVIGWVRALEELDLDIKENETVGVVGESGCGKTTLGRIVARILQPTSGRIEFQGLDVTKKAPKDIERLFRRTVQMVFQDPFNSLDPRMTIVDVVKEPLEAHRIFTSKKEMEDYVTDLLVRVGLHREHLSRYPHEFSGGQRQRIAIARAIALKPKLIVCDEPTSALDVSVQSQIVNLLQELREEYRMSYLFISHNLDLVYHMSDRLIVMYLGNVVEEGEAVEVFENPLHPYTRALMSAVPSWDPRQRKLSQVKLHGEPPSPVNPPSGCVFSTRCPYRLEKCEKEKPQLQGEQKHRVACFLHEG
- a CDS encoding alpha/beta hydrolase family protein; the encoded protein is MKKGVFWVLLSLALVFVGSLIAHLVQTDFGRVQVKDVRFVSSDGKILSALLFIPKGVSPEKPAPAVLTMHGYINSRETQSGFNIEFARRGYVVFAMDMAGHGYSEQIKGGLANPARGAADGLLYLASLPFVDKDNIAVEGHSMGGWSTLSAAGRYPHLVRTVILVGSSSETYGAPKVTAETPFNFAVIFSKYDEFSRLMWGVEKASDIVKTQKLKIAFGTTEDVVPNKLYGSFENKSARKLYIPNCTHPGDHLSTEAIGNAIEFLQDSIKPPKYIDPKNQIWPWKEFGTLLGLIGGIMFLLSYGYCLLQTAYFSSLRSRPIGFQVNNKALSIITWLVGFFLVTAIPAFTFFRFQQPGGRTPTPNAFWPQSLTIGFARWATFNALIAIGLFIVWHFVYHRRIGGNLVSYGLATNLEKPKFHLGQLWKAFALSVCTVFATHIVLSIVYWAFKVDFRWWVIALKPMDFARFWIFIKFLPPFALFAFVNALVLNGQLKAKESKSEVTSTAVWMVSSALANCLGILILVLLQVGKLFATQTLYFPTQPLLGIVAYQFVFLTAVVGAISSFFYRRTGNIYVGAFVNALFVTWYIVAGQAIQFAG
- a CDS encoding ABC transporter permease, which codes for MWTFIVRRILIMIPMMFFVSVICFVVTELQPGDFLSQYLENPRISPEQIESLRRELALDKPAYQRYFMWIKNIVTKGDFGYSFSYQRPVVELIWERLGWTVAISVLTIGFQWLFATLMGIYSALHPYTPGDYTLTVLGFIGLSIPEFFLALVLTYLVLRLGGTAVGGLFSPQFIGAPMSWAKFIDLLKHLWLPIVVIGVSGLAGLMRIMRGNMLDVLGSPFVTALRARGLDEKTVRRHVIKNAMNPLVSIAGMELPNVFSGTIIASIVLNLPTIGPFFYSALLNHDQYLVMAFLLFIALITQIGNLLADIALALLDPRIRIS
- a CDS encoding ABC transporter permease, with translation MNTWQRVFYQFRRHKLGLIGFWTLVVLYVLIIFADFISPYNFTETHSRFTYAPPTKIRFFHEGKFKGPFVYGLKRTRDPVTFKVKYEEDRSKIYPIKLFVKGEEYEFWGLFKTDVHLFGIESDPNQMMLLLFGADRFGRDLFSRVLHGGRVSLTVGLVGTFISVLIGSIVGSVSGYYGGWIDVLIQRFIELLRSFPRIPLWLALSVILPPSWPSTWVYFGIVIVLSLIGWMGVARVVRGMVLSMREKEFVLAAKVAGVSNFKIITRHLIPNIMSYLVVVSTLSIPGMILGESAISFLGLGIKEPMTSWGLLLNQAQSLSALSTSPWLLIPGFFIMVSVLAFNFVGDALRDALDPYRTVEKV
- a CDS encoding serine hydrolase domain-containing protein, which encodes MRRLSEKLFRCVDRIVEEGLNRIYPGATLLIGWPDEIVYEKAYGTLDFERKTNIDTIYDLASVTKVVATTTAVMKLFSEGYLHLHDTVGRFLNVEKPKADITILQLLSHTSGMQPYSELWKCFRGRELLEEIVKIQPVEEPGKKIVYSCLNFTTLMAIVERITNQRFDEFIYAIFEPLGMKNTRFSPGYAENTAPTSERDGKRLVGLADDELAYYLGGVSGNAGLFSNVRDLFTFMSSLLTGKIAPKPVVKLFTQTIVEASNGKRHLGWMCPASGTSSGDMLTEKAFGHSGFTGTTIWCRQDGLFVIFLTNKGFIKRHEEEIMRIRALLHNVVFLNIDERKELFD
- a CDS encoding ABC transporter ATP-binding protein; translated protein: MKLLEVKDLKVHFNTLDGLVKAVDGVSFTLNEQETLAIVGESGCGKTVTVLTILGLIKKAIVSGSILYRGVELTKISQKEFEEIRGKKISMIFQEPMSSFDPLYTVGKQMMEVAMKHLKIDEERARQLCVDMLKKVQIPLAERRFDEYPHQMSGGMLQRIMIAIALLTNPDIVIADEPTTALDVTIQAQVLNLFKQLQKQYKTSVIFITHDLGVVAEVADRVHVMYAGKIVERSDVVKLFKQPLHPYTKGLLESRLKKEYKNKKLPFIEGVVPPPTNWPSGCRFHPRCPKAMEICRREEPVEVQLNGSSVACWLYHEGGAR